A part of Solibacillus sp. FSL H8-0538 genomic DNA contains:
- a CDS encoding YeeE/YedE family protein, with protein MLYMVLTGLLCGVLLGFVMQRGRFCLTGGFRDMYIAKDNRMFYALLLAIAVQSVGVYALISLGVFEFNAGTLPIVAVIIGSFIFGIGIIFAGGCATGTWYRAGEGLIGSWIALAGYIVVATMMRTGPLASVMEAMTGVAQVEDNSMASTLGISPWVLIVPFVALVAVIIYRQLQKPKVKIPGLKPKKSGLAHILFEKRWNPFITATIIGLIATAAWPLSVGAGRMFGLGVTTPSANILQYLVTGETSFLNWGVFLVLGIFLGSLFAAKMSGEFRFRMPDVKTGLNSFSGGLMMGFGASLAGGCSIGNGLVMTAMMTWSGWISLVFMILGTWTASYFVFVRPRKKAQVVRTQAVSA; from the coding sequence ATGCTATATATGGTTTTAACAGGTTTACTTTGCGGGGTATTGCTTGGCTTTGTAATGCAACGTGGGCGTTTCTGTTTAACAGGTGGTTTCCGTGATATGTATATCGCGAAGGATAATCGTATGTTTTATGCACTATTACTTGCCATTGCCGTACAAAGTGTTGGTGTATACGCATTAATTAGTTTAGGTGTATTTGAATTCAATGCCGGTACATTGCCGATTGTGGCAGTCATTATCGGATCATTTATTTTTGGTATCGGAATTATTTTTGCTGGAGGCTGTGCAACAGGTACTTGGTATCGTGCAGGAGAAGGCTTAATTGGTAGCTGGATTGCGTTAGCCGGCTATATAGTAGTGGCTACAATGATGCGTACAGGTCCACTTGCTAGTGTGATGGAAGCGATGACAGGTGTTGCCCAAGTTGAGGACAACTCTATGGCGTCGACACTGGGGATTAGTCCTTGGGTGTTAATCGTACCGTTCGTTGCTTTAGTGGCGGTTATTATTTACCGTCAGCTACAAAAACCAAAAGTAAAAATCCCTGGATTAAAGCCAAAGAAATCGGGCCTAGCACATATTTTATTTGAAAAACGTTGGAATCCATTTATTACAGCAACGATTATTGGATTAATTGCGACAGCTGCTTGGCCATTATCTGTTGGTGCTGGCCGTATGTTTGGGCTTGGCGTAACAACACCGTCAGCAAACATTTTGCAGTATTTAGTGACAGGTGAAACAAGTTTTTTAAATTGGGGCGTATTTTTGGTGTTAGGTATTTTCCTAGGGTCACTTTTCGCTGCGAAGATGAGTGGGGAGTTCCGCTTCCGTATGCCGGATGTAAAAACAGGGCTTAATAGCTTTTCGGGTGGCCTAATGATGGGCTTCGGAGCAAGTTTAGCTGGGGGCTGTTCAATTGGGAACGGCTTAGTTATGACAGCGATGATGACATGGTCTGGTTGGATATCATTAGTATTTATGATTTTAGGAACATGGACAGCGTCGTATTTTGTATTTGTCCGTCCACGTAAAAAAGCACAAGTAGTACGTACACAAGCAGTGTCCGCGTAA
- a CDS encoding nucleobase:cation symporter-2 family protein, with translation MNNFKATTLGIQHLLAMYAGAILVPLIIGGALGFDSAQMTYLVAIDILMCGVATLLQVWQGKAIGIGLPVVLGCTFTALTPIISIGSTQGIGAIYGAVIASGAIIVIISGFFGKLVKFFPPIVTGCVVTIIGISLLPSAMTNMGGGDVTAADFGSTVNLTLAFATLLVIVLIYRFATGFMRSISILLGLVIGTVIAIVMGRVDFSPVADASWFHMVQPFYFGKPEFHLEPIITMTLVAMVSLVESTGVYHALSDICKKPINSKDLARGYRAEGLASIIGGIFNAFPYTTYSQNVGLVQITGVKERKVIFITGGMLVLLGFLPKVAALTQIIPTPVLGAAMLAMFGTVITQGMKMLTPEIIKSTENAMIVACAVGLGVGVSVVPSVFQFLPNTLSILFANGIVTGSVTAILLNMLFNMTGSKKKDPMHN, from the coding sequence ATGAATAACTTTAAAGCAACAACGCTTGGGATTCAGCATTTACTTGCGATGTACGCAGGTGCCATCCTTGTCCCGCTAATTATTGGTGGAGCGTTAGGGTTCGATTCAGCTCAGATGACGTATTTAGTAGCCATCGACATTTTAATGTGTGGTGTGGCCACACTTCTACAAGTTTGGCAAGGTAAAGCAATTGGTATTGGTTTACCGGTAGTATTAGGTTGTACATTTACAGCATTAACACCGATTATTTCAATTGGTTCAACGCAAGGAATTGGCGCGATTTATGGTGCAGTTATTGCGTCAGGTGCTATTATTGTAATCATTTCAGGATTCTTCGGAAAGCTTGTAAAATTTTTCCCTCCGATTGTAACAGGTTGTGTTGTAACAATTATCGGGATTTCTCTACTACCTTCAGCGATGACAAATATGGGTGGTGGCGATGTAACAGCTGCTGACTTCGGTTCAACAGTAAACTTAACATTAGCTTTCGCAACCTTGTTAGTAATCGTATTAATTTATCGTTTTGCAACAGGCTTTATGCGTTCAATCTCAATTTTACTTGGTTTAGTAATTGGAACAGTGATAGCTATTGTAATGGGCAGAGTAGACTTCTCACCAGTAGCAGATGCATCTTGGTTCCATATGGTACAACCGTTCTACTTTGGTAAACCGGAGTTCCACCTAGAGCCAATCATTACAATGACATTAGTGGCGATGGTTTCGCTTGTTGAATCCACTGGTGTTTATCATGCACTAAGTGATATTTGTAAAAAGCCAATTAACTCAAAAGATTTAGCGCGCGGCTACCGTGCAGAAGGTTTAGCTTCAATTATCGGTGGTATTTTCAATGCCTTCCCGTACACAACGTATTCTCAAAACGTAGGTCTTGTCCAAATTACAGGCGTAAAAGAACGTAAAGTAATCTTCATCACAGGTGGTATGCTTGTGTTACTTGGTTTCTTACCAAAAGTAGCAGCCCTAACACAAATCATCCCAACACCAGTACTTGGTGCGGCGATGCTTGCGATGTTCGGTACAGTTATTACACAAGGGATGAAAATGCTAACGCCAGAAATCATAAAATCAACTGAAAATGCAATGATTGTGGCATGTGCAGTAGGTTTAGGTGTCGGCGTATCCGTTGTGCCATCAGTCTTTCAATTCTTACCGAACACATTATCGATTCTGTTTGCAAACGGAATCGTAACCGGTTCAGTAACAGCTATTCTGTTAAATATGTTATTCAATATGACTGGGTCGAAGAAAAAAGATCCGATGCATAATTAA
- a CDS encoding sigma-54 interaction domain-containing protein — protein sequence MNKLYEEIIERVDVGIHAVDEAGRTVIYNKKMREMESMEKEDVLYKDMRDVFQFQENQSSTLLHSLHEGEEVINVKQTYFNNRGVEITTVNQTFPISLDEKICAAVEIATDVTKMERLMRTKIRQVESKITFDQIIGSSQPLREVIEVARRATRTNSNVLVIGETGTGKELFAQSIHSESQRANAPFISQNCAALPDTLIEGILFGTTKGAFTGAIDSPGLFEQAHGGTLLLDELNSLNITLQAKLLRVLQEKKIRRVGGSKEIPIDVRIIATINEDPIDVIATNRLRKDLYYRLAVITVFIPPLRERIEDIEVLVRQFIAKYNHLFEMSVQTVSDEVMALFTTHPWPGNVRELEHAIEAAMNLIHHEKFIEYHHLPYQYRKAVGQQAQPTVKVLPRIETHQLTEQLAVFEKLVIEQTLVENAGHITNAAQKLGLSRQSLQYRMKRLNIKV from the coding sequence ATGAATAAGCTATATGAAGAAATAATTGAACGGGTGGACGTCGGCATTCATGCGGTGGATGAGGCGGGGCGCACCGTTATTTATAATAAAAAAATGCGGGAAATGGAATCGATGGAAAAAGAAGATGTGCTGTATAAAGATATGCGGGATGTTTTTCAGTTCCAGGAAAACCAAAGCAGTACACTATTGCATTCGTTGCATGAGGGCGAAGAAGTAATTAATGTAAAGCAAACGTATTTTAATAATCGCGGCGTAGAAATTACAACCGTCAACCAAACCTTCCCGATTAGTTTGGACGAAAAAATTTGTGCAGCAGTTGAGATCGCGACAGATGTAACGAAAATGGAAAGGCTTATGCGAACGAAAATTCGCCAGGTGGAGTCAAAAATCACATTTGACCAAATTATTGGGAGTAGTCAGCCGCTACGAGAAGTAATTGAAGTAGCAAGAAGGGCCACGCGAACGAATTCCAATGTCCTCGTTATTGGGGAAACCGGAACAGGGAAGGAATTATTTGCTCAGAGCATTCATTCGGAAAGTCAGCGAGCAAACGCCCCTTTTATTTCGCAAAACTGTGCGGCATTGCCAGATACATTAATAGAAGGCATTCTTTTTGGAACGACAAAAGGTGCGTTTACTGGAGCGATTGATAGTCCAGGGCTTTTTGAACAGGCGCATGGGGGTACGCTCCTGCTAGATGAGCTGAATTCACTTAATATTACGTTACAGGCAAAGCTTCTGCGGGTGCTTCAGGAGAAAAAAATAAGACGTGTTGGCGGCTCAAAGGAAATTCCGATAGATGTTCGCATCATCGCAACAATTAATGAGGACCCAATTGATGTCATCGCTACGAATCGCTTGCGAAAAGATTTATACTACCGCCTAGCCGTGATTACGGTATTTATCCCACCGCTGCGCGAGCGAATTGAAGATATCGAGGTGCTCGTAAGGCAGTTTATTGCAAAATATAATCATTTATTTGAAATGAGTGTACAGACGGTATCGGATGAAGTGATGGCGCTTTTTACGACGCATCCATGGCCGGGAAATGTACGAGAGCTTGAGCATGCAATTGAAGCGGCGATGAATTTAATACACCATGAAAAGTTTATCGAATATCACCATTTACCTTATCAATACCGGAAAGCAGTCGGGCAACAAGCTCAACCGACAGTAAAAGTATTGCCCCGTATTGAAACGCATCAATTAACAGAGCAACTAGCTGTATTTGAGAAGTTAGTTATTGAACAGACGCTTGTAGAAAATGCGGGTCATATTACTAACGCAGCACAGAAGCTTGGACTTAGCCGTCAAAGCCTACAATACCGGATGAAGCGGTTAAATATTAAGGTTTAA
- a CDS encoding DUF1273 domain-containing protein: protein MIKTVFVTGYRPHELGIFNDKHPGVLIIKKAIENQLRMLVDAGLEWVVISGQQGVETWTAQVVLALQEEFPELKYSLITPFLEQEKNWNEQKRETYMQIVSKANFVTSVTRRPYEAPWQFIEKDKFIIDNTDAMLLVYDEDNEGSPKYVLKLVEKYMDAHKYELLKINAYDLQMIAEEMQREDW from the coding sequence ATGATTAAAACTGTTTTTGTAACAGGCTATCGTCCACATGAGCTCGGCATCTTTAATGACAAGCATCCCGGAGTTCTCATTATAAAAAAAGCGATTGAAAATCAGTTACGTATGTTAGTAGATGCTGGTCTAGAGTGGGTTGTTATTAGTGGCCAGCAAGGTGTTGAAACGTGGACAGCGCAAGTAGTACTAGCGCTGCAGGAGGAATTCCCTGAGCTGAAATATTCCCTTATTACACCCTTTTTAGAGCAGGAGAAAAATTGGAATGAGCAAAAGCGGGAAACATATATGCAAATCGTCAGTAAAGCGAACTTCGTTACAAGTGTGACGAGACGACCGTACGAGGCACCGTGGCAGTTTATTGAAAAAGATAAATTTATTATTGATAATACCGATGCGATGCTGCTTGTGTATGATGAGGACAACGAAGGGTCACCAAAATACGTATTAAAGCTTGTAGAGAAATATATGGACGCGCATAAGTATGAATTATTAAAAATAAATGCGTATGATTTGCAAATGATTGCCGAGGAGATGCAGCGGGAGGATTGGTGA
- a CDS encoding ornithine--oxo-acid transaminase → MSTHTKSAQLIEKTEKFGAHNYHPLPIVIEKAEGVWVTDPEGNKYMDMLSAYSALNQGHRHPKIIQALKDQADLVTLTSRAFHSVTLGEWYEKLCQLTGKNMVLPMNTGAEAVETAIKTARRWGYEVKGIAENQAQIIGCNGNFHGRTMGAVSLSSDAEYKRGFGPMLPGFVLIPYGDIDALKAAITPNTAAFIVEPIQGEAGIIMPPVGFLQAAAELCKENNVLFIADEIQTGLSRTGKVFAHQWEGITPDILILGKALGGGVFPISAVVANDDILGVFNPGSHGSTFGGNPLACAVSIAALEVLEEENLTQRSLELGEYFQQQLRTIDNPVIKDIRGRGLFIGVELTEAARPYCEKLAALKLLCKETHDTVIRFAPPLVISKEDLDWAIEQIKAVFNK, encoded by the coding sequence ATGTCTACACATACAAAGTCAGCTCAACTAATTGAAAAAACTGAAAAATTCGGTGCGCATAACTATCATCCACTGCCAATCGTTATTGAAAAAGCAGAAGGTGTTTGGGTAACAGATCCAGAAGGCAATAAATATATGGATATGCTTTCAGCGTATTCTGCCCTTAACCAAGGTCACCGTCACCCAAAAATTATTCAAGCGTTAAAAGACCAAGCAGACCTAGTAACACTTACTTCACGTGCATTCCACAGTGTTACATTAGGTGAATGGTATGAAAAGCTTTGCCAACTAACAGGAAAAAATATGGTTTTACCAATGAACACAGGTGCTGAAGCAGTCGAAACTGCGATCAAAACTGCGCGTCGTTGGGGCTATGAAGTAAAAGGCATCGCTGAAAACCAAGCACAAATTATTGGCTGTAACGGGAACTTCCATGGACGTACAATGGGTGCTGTATCCCTTTCTTCAGATGCTGAATACAAGCGCGGATTCGGCCCAATGCTACCAGGTTTCGTATTAATTCCTTACGGTGATATCGATGCACTGAAAGCAGCGATTACACCAAACACAGCTGCATTCATCGTAGAACCGATTCAAGGTGAAGCAGGTATCATCATGCCTCCAGTTGGCTTCTTACAAGCGGCGGCTGAGCTTTGTAAAGAAAATAATGTATTATTTATTGCAGATGAAATCCAAACGGGTCTTTCTCGTACGGGTAAAGTATTTGCACACCAATGGGAAGGCATTACACCAGACATCTTAATCCTTGGTAAAGCATTAGGTGGCGGCGTATTCCCTATTTCTGCTGTTGTTGCGAATGATGATATCCTTGGCGTATTTAACCCAGGTTCTCACGGTTCAACGTTCGGTGGTAACCCACTTGCATGTGCCGTATCAATTGCTGCACTTGAAGTACTTGAGGAAGAAAACTTAACGCAGCGCTCTCTTGAGTTAGGTGAATACTTCCAACAACAATTACGCACAATCGATAACCCAGTGATCAAAGATATTCGTGGTCGTGGATTATTCATTGGTGTTGAATTAACAGAAGCAGCTCGCCCATACTGCGAAAAATTAGCAGCGTTAAAATTATTATGTAAAGAAACACATGATACAGTTATTCGTTTTGCTCCTCCTCTAGTGATTTCAAAAGAAGATCTAGACTGGGCAATCGAGCAAATTAAAGCTGTATTCAATAAGTAA
- the pruA gene encoding L-glutamate gamma-semialdehyde dehydrogenase: protein MPNPYKHEPLTKFQEDAKATAEITAAIKKVESELGQTYPIIINGQTVESSNVIESINPANKSEIIGRVYYATVEIAEQAIQAALASFETWKNTSVELRAGVLFRAAAIIRRRKHEFNAWLVKEVGKPWAEADGETAECIDFLEYYGRQMFELAKGGEVKHNPGEHNEFTYFPLGVGIVIPPFNFSLAIMAGTTVGAVVTGNTVVLKPAETAPVIAAKFMEVLKEAGLPDGVVNYLPGSGAEIGDYLVDHIKTRFISFTGSRAVGCRIYGRAAQVHDGQIWLKRVIAEMGGKDTIIVDSEADVDLAAQSIVKSAFGYAGQKCSACSRAVIHQDVYDVVLEKVVALASELKMGDPTNGDTFVGPVISDKSFNKIKEYIEIGKGEGRLVLGGGSDDSTGYFVEPTIIADVHEDARLMKEEVFGPVLAISKATDFDHLIKVANNTDYGLTGAVISQNAAHIEQAKREFHVGNLYINRGCTAAIVGYQPFGGFNMSGTDSKAGSPDYLQLHLQAKSISETF from the coding sequence TTGCCTAATCCATACAAACATGAGCCACTAACAAAATTCCAAGAAGACGCGAAAGCTACTGCTGAAATTACAGCGGCTATTAAAAAAGTTGAAAGTGAACTTGGTCAAACTTACCCAATCATCATTAATGGCCAAACAGTTGAAAGCTCAAACGTTATTGAATCAATTAACCCTGCTAATAAATCAGAAATCATTGGTCGCGTATATTACGCAACTGTTGAAATTGCTGAACAAGCGATCCAAGCTGCTCTAGCTAGCTTTGAAACGTGGAAAAACACTTCAGTTGAATTACGCGCTGGCGTTTTATTCCGTGCTGCTGCGATCATCCGCCGTCGTAAACACGAATTCAATGCTTGGTTAGTAAAAGAAGTCGGTAAACCATGGGCTGAAGCGGATGGCGAAACAGCTGAATGTATCGATTTCCTAGAATACTATGGTCGTCAAATGTTTGAATTAGCTAAAGGCGGCGAAGTTAAACATAACCCAGGTGAGCATAATGAATTCACATACTTCCCACTTGGTGTTGGTATCGTAATCCCACCATTTAACTTCTCATTAGCAATCATGGCTGGTACTACAGTAGGTGCAGTTGTAACTGGTAACACAGTTGTATTAAAACCTGCTGAAACAGCTCCAGTTATTGCTGCTAAATTCATGGAGGTATTAAAAGAAGCTGGTCTTCCTGATGGCGTAGTGAACTACTTACCAGGTAGCGGCGCTGAAATCGGTGACTACTTAGTAGATCATATCAAAACTCGTTTCATCTCATTCACAGGTTCTCGTGCTGTAGGTTGCCGTATTTACGGTCGCGCTGCACAAGTACATGATGGCCAAATTTGGTTAAAACGTGTAATCGCTGAAATGGGTGGTAAAGATACAATCATCGTTGATAGCGAAGCGGATGTAGATTTAGCTGCACAATCCATCGTAAAATCAGCATTCGGTTATGCTGGTCAAAAATGTTCAGCTTGTTCTCGTGCTGTTATCCACCAAGATGTGTATGACGTAGTACTTGAAAAAGTTGTAGCACTTGCTTCAGAGCTTAAAATGGGTGATCCAACGAATGGCGATACGTTCGTAGGTCCAGTAATTAGCGATAAATCATTTAACAAAATTAAAGAATACATTGAAATTGGTAAAGGCGAAGGTCGCTTAGTCCTTGGTGGCGGTTCGGATGATTCAACTGGTTACTTCGTTGAACCAACAATCATTGCTGACGTACACGAAGATGCTCGTTTAATGAAAGAAGAAGTATTCGGTCCAGTATTAGCGATTTCTAAAGCAACTGACTTCGATCACTTAATTAAAGTAGCGAACAACACAGATTACGGTCTGACTGGTGCTGTTATTTCACAAAACGCTGCTCACATTGAACAAGCAAAACGTGAATTCCATGTAGGTAACCTATACATCAACCGCGGCTGTACTGCTGCTATTGTTGGTTACCAACCATTTGGTGGCTTCAACATGTCTGGTACTGACTCTAAAGCAGGTTCTCCAGACTACTTACAATTACATTTACAAGCAAAATCAATTTCAGAAACGTTTTAA
- the fumC gene encoding class II fumarate hydratase produces MEFRIEKDTLGEVRVPADKIWGAQTQRSKENFKIGTETMPIEIIRAMALLKKSAAIANQKLGKLSPTKSDAIVLAADEIIAEKWDNHFPLVVWQTGSGTQTNMNVNETIAYRANEILTELGSDEKIHPNDDVNKSQSSNDTFPTALHIAAVEIVENYLLPRLQLLKATLKEKSEAFQDIIKIGRTHLQDATPLTLGQEISGWHHMLVKSEKMIRLNTEFMKELAIGGTAVGTGINAHPEFGARVAEEISAFTGKNFVTAENKFHALTSHDEIVVAHGALKALAADLMKIANDVRWLASGPRSGIGEITIPENEPGSSIMPGKVNPTQSEAMTMVVTQVIGNDATIAFAASQGNFELNVFKPVIIYNFLQSARLLADAMKSFNDNCAIGIEPNTEVLDANLRNSLMLVTALNPYIGYENAAKIAKTAHKEGSTLKEAAIKSGLLTEAEFDQYVDPKTMIYPNAE; encoded by the coding sequence ATGGAATTTCGTATTGAAAAAGACACATTAGGTGAGGTACGTGTGCCCGCCGATAAAATTTGGGGCGCACAAACACAGCGTAGTAAGGAAAATTTCAAAATTGGCACTGAAACAATGCCGATTGAAATTATTCGCGCAATGGCTCTATTAAAAAAATCTGCGGCCATTGCCAATCAAAAACTAGGCAAGCTCTCCCCTACGAAATCGGATGCGATTGTACTTGCAGCGGACGAAATCATTGCAGAAAAATGGGACAATCACTTCCCGCTTGTCGTCTGGCAAACAGGGAGCGGCACACAAACGAATATGAACGTCAACGAAACAATTGCGTACCGTGCAAACGAAATTTTAACCGAGCTAGGAAGCGATGAAAAAATTCATCCTAACGATGACGTCAATAAATCCCAAAGCTCCAATGATACCTTCCCAACAGCACTGCATATCGCGGCTGTGGAAATCGTTGAAAATTATTTATTGCCGCGCCTCCAACTTTTAAAGGCTACACTAAAAGAAAAATCGGAAGCATTCCAGGACATTATTAAAATCGGTCGTACGCACCTGCAAGATGCAACACCACTCACACTTGGCCAAGAAATTAGTGGCTGGCACCACATGCTCGTGAAATCAGAGAAAATGATTCGCTTAAACACAGAATTCATGAAGGAACTAGCAATCGGCGGTACTGCAGTAGGTACGGGGATCAACGCACACCCTGAATTTGGCGCTCGCGTAGCTGAGGAAATTAGCGCATTTACAGGTAAAAACTTCGTAACAGCTGAAAATAAATTCCATGCACTTACAAGCCATGATGAAATCGTCGTGGCACATGGCGCGTTAAAAGCGCTCGCTGCAGATCTAATGAAAATTGCCAACGATGTACGTTGGCTAGCAAGTGGTCCGCGTTCAGGTATTGGCGAAATTACAATTCCAGAAAACGAGCCCGGTTCATCCATTATGCCTGGAAAAGTAAACCCAACACAAAGTGAAGCGATGACGATGGTTGTCACACAAGTAATCGGCAATGACGCAACGATTGCATTCGCCGCCTCTCAAGGAAACTTCGAGCTTAACGTCTTTAAGCCGGTCATTATTTATAACTTCTTGCAATCAGCTCGCTTGCTTGCAGATGCAATGAAGTCATTTAATGATAATTGCGCTATTGGAATCGAGCCAAATACAGAAGTGCTGGATGCAAATTTACGCAATTCATTGATGCTGGTGACAGCATTGAATCCATATATCGGGTATGAAAATGCAGCAAAAATTGCTAAGACGGCTCATAAAGAAGGCTCAACATTAAAAGAAGCGGCCATTAAATCCGGCTTGTTAACAGAAGCCGAATTTGATCAATATGTGGATCCAAAAACAATGATTTATCCGAATGCCGAATAA
- the rpoN gene encoding RNA polymerase factor sigma-54 — MELSMQLQQKQQLNLALTPQLKQSLDILSYSMNDLITHIKEQAEANPLMELEPSPLLETTLDLARIPVQGTTFAESNELPFQITANEQSLELVLMEQLAMQKQLTQLEKQVVLYFIQNLNDSGYLQCELEEVADEFTLPLTACEELLKVLQSFEPAGIGARTVQECLLLQLRNQKNIPHYTNQIIVDHLDELAGKEFDQLAAIYEISLNEVAQVLAFIQTLNPRPVYEVAPREIQYIVPDIIVESFGDEFVIRINDLYMPQISVNHYYEELLQENAQVADYLKGKLSEVLLLKKGIEQRHETLYNVTKIILDYQQAFLTEGKKALKPLRLKDVAQVTGLHESTISRTTRSKFIQTPHGTFALKIFFVRGLPTEDGTQNSVLHIKEMIKQIIAQENPLKPYSDQKITSLLVEQGIVIARRTVAKYREQLGIAQSTKREKNNSKGVY, encoded by the coding sequence ATGGAATTGTCGATGCAGTTGCAACAAAAACAACAATTAAATCTAGCGCTTACGCCGCAGCTAAAGCAATCGCTCGATATTTTATCGTATTCCATGAATGACCTCATTACGCATATAAAAGAGCAGGCTGAGGCCAATCCATTAATGGAGCTTGAACCTTCCCCATTGCTTGAAACGACGCTAGATTTAGCACGTATACCGGTGCAAGGAACAACCTTTGCAGAATCAAATGAACTGCCGTTTCAAATCACGGCAAATGAACAGTCGTTGGAGCTTGTTCTAATGGAACAACTCGCTATGCAAAAGCAGCTGACACAGCTTGAGAAACAAGTCGTCCTGTATTTCATTCAAAACTTAAATGATTCCGGTTATTTGCAATGTGAATTGGAGGAAGTGGCCGATGAATTTACACTTCCATTAACAGCCTGTGAGGAACTACTTAAGGTGCTGCAAAGCTTTGAGCCAGCAGGGATTGGTGCACGTACGGTACAGGAATGTCTGTTACTCCAGCTACGAAATCAAAAAAATATCCCGCATTATACAAACCAAATTATTGTCGATCATCTAGACGAGCTAGCAGGCAAGGAGTTTGATCAGCTTGCTGCCATATATGAGATTTCACTAAATGAAGTGGCTCAAGTGCTCGCTTTTATTCAAACGCTCAACCCGCGTCCTGTATACGAAGTAGCGCCTCGTGAAATTCAATACATCGTGCCGGATATTATTGTAGAGTCTTTTGGGGATGAATTTGTTATTCGCATTAACGATCTATATATGCCGCAAATTTCGGTGAATCATTATTATGAGGAGCTGTTACAAGAAAATGCACAGGTTGCGGATTATTTAAAAGGGAAGTTATCCGAGGTGCTATTACTAAAAAAAGGAATTGAGCAGCGCCACGAGACATTATATAATGTTACAAAAATTATTTTAGACTACCAACAAGCTTTTTTAACAGAAGGAAAGAAGGCGTTAAAGCCACTGCGTCTTAAAGATGTGGCACAAGTTACTGGACTTCATGAATCGACGATTAGTCGCACAACGCGCAGTAAATTTATTCAAACGCCACATGGGACATTTGCGTTAAAAATATTTTTCGTTCGCGGTCTCCCAACAGAAGACGGGACACAAAATTCTGTTTTACACATTAAAGAAATGATTAAGCAGATTATTGCACAGGAAAATCCGCTAAAGCCCTATTCAGATCAAAAAATAACGAGTCTTCTTGTGGAACAAGGCATTGTCATTGCTCGGAGGACAGTCGCGAAATATCGGGAACAACTCGGTATTGCTCAGTCAACAAAACGAGAAAAAAATAATTCGAAGGGGGTGTATTAA
- a CDS encoding sulfurtransferase TusA family protein, producing the protein MQKRLQVMGMVCPFPLEEAKVAIQEINTGDELVVEFDCTQGTESIPRWAAEAGHEVTDFEQVGEAAWTITIKKK; encoded by the coding sequence TTGCAAAAACGATTACAAGTAATGGGGATGGTTTGTCCATTTCCACTAGAGGAAGCAAAAGTAGCCATTCAAGAAATTAACACAGGTGACGAACTAGTAGTAGAGTTCGATTGTACACAAGGGACAGAATCCATTCCTCGCTGGGCAGCAGAAGCAGGTCACGAAGTAACGGATTTCGAACAAGTTGGCGAAGCGGCTTGGACAATTACAATTAAAAAGAAATAA
- a CDS encoding ABC transporter permease, whose product MFTSDLKRAFELAEKYRMDVSTVTELQKIVMKELNSSLKVEENVLTQILQLLENNKTFLREAQ is encoded by the coding sequence ATGTTTACAAGTGATTTGAAACGCGCATTTGAACTAGCGGAAAAGTATAGGATGGACGTCAGTACGGTGACGGAGCTACAAAAAATCGTCATGAAGGAATTGAATTCTTCATTGAAAGTAGAAGAAAACGTGCTGACGCAAATTTTACAGTTGCTTGAAAATAACAAAACATTTTTACGTGAGGCGCAATAA